Proteins found in one Dehalococcoidia bacterium genomic segment:
- a CDS encoding DUF72 domain-containing protein produces the protein MTVYIGTSGWQYRHWRGAFYPPRLPQREWLEHYAARFQTVEVNNTFYSLPRRAVFEDWCARTPEGFVFALKMSRYLTHLKRLRDPKDPVDRFMEVARGLDGKLGPVLLQLPPRMKADVARLQDALQAFPRAVRLAVEFRDDSWRREDVRQALADRGAALCLADRGEALATADWKTADWGYVRLHWGRASPQSCYTQECLGVWARRL, from the coding sequence ATGACGGTCTACATCGGGACTTCCGGCTGGCAGTACAGGCACTGGCGCGGGGCGTTCTATCCGCCCAGGTTGCCGCAGCGCGAGTGGCTGGAGCATTACGCCGCGCGCTTCCAGACGGTGGAGGTCAACAACACGTTTTACAGCCTGCCGCGGCGCGCCGTCTTCGAGGACTGGTGCGCCAGGACCCCCGAAGGGTTCGTCTTCGCCCTGAAGATGAGCCGCTACCTGACCCACTTGAAACGCTTGCGCGACCCAAAGGACCCGGTCGACCGGTTCATGGAGGTTGCGCGCGGACTCGACGGCAAGCTGGGGCCCGTGCTGCTGCAGCTGCCGCCGCGAATGAAGGCCGATGTGGCTCGTCTCCAGGACGCACTGCAGGCGTTTCCTCGGGCCGTGAGGCTCGCCGTGGAGTTCCGTGACGACTCCTGGCGCAGGGAAGACGTACGGCAGGCGCTCGCCGACCGGGGCGCCGCCCTCTGCCTCGCCGACAGGGGCGAGGCGTTAGCGACCGCCGACTGGAAGACGGCGGACTGGGGTTACGTCCGCCTGCACTGGGGCAGGGCGTCGCCTCAATCGTGCTATACGCAAGAGTGCCTGGGCGTTTGGGCGCGCCGCCTC
- a CDS encoding alpha/beta hydrolase: MPWADINGIRMYYETHGEGEAIVFAHGAGGDHLSWWQQVPFFRSRYRCVTFDHRGFGRTADVENGPGANAYPEDLRALMDHLGIERAYLVAQSMGGGTCMGFTVAYPERVKALVMADTTGAMSDETLTQMRQQFQESQGQPQGLAGRAYAPELRVERPHMAFLYDSIMALNPPRPQPAGERDARYVATTEKLAALRVPVQFVVGEKDAIVSPQIIRHAASLIPGARFAEVAGAGHSVYFEKADAFNEIVASFFEAVERASAK; encoded by the coding sequence ATGCCCTGGGCCGATATCAATGGCATCCGCATGTACTACGAAACGCATGGCGAAGGCGAGGCTATTGTCTTTGCCCACGGGGCGGGCGGGGACCACCTGTCCTGGTGGCAGCAGGTGCCGTTCTTCCGCAGCCGGTACCGCTGCGTGACTTTCGACCACCGTGGCTTTGGCCGGACCGCGGACGTGGAAAACGGCCCCGGCGCGAACGCCTACCCGGAGGACCTGCGGGCGCTGATGGACCACCTGGGGATCGAGCGCGCCTACCTCGTGGCGCAGTCCATGGGTGGTGGCACCTGCATGGGGTTCACGGTCGCCTATCCGGAGCGGGTCAAGGCGCTTGTCATGGCCGACACAACGGGCGCGATGTCGGATGAGACGCTGACGCAGATGCGCCAGCAGTTCCAGGAAAGCCAGGGCCAGCCGCAGGGCCTCGCCGGCCGCGCTTACGCCCCGGAGCTGCGCGTGGAGCGGCCGCACATGGCCTTCTTGTACGACTCGATCATGGCCCTGAACCCGCCGCGCCCCCAACCAGCCGGCGAACGCGACGCCCGCTACGTCGCGACTACCGAGAAGCTTGCGGCGCTGCGCGTGCCGGTGCAGTTCGTGGTGGGCGAGAAGGACGCGATAGTCTCGCCGCAGATCATCAGGCACGCCGCTTCCTTGATACCGGGCGCGCGCTTCGCCGAAGTCGCGGGCGCCGGCCACAGCGTCTACTTCGAGAAGGCGGACGCGTTCAACGAGATCGTCGCCAGCTTCTTCGAAGCGGTAGAGAGGGCGAGCGCCAAGTGA